From Stenotrophomonas nitritireducens, the proteins below share one genomic window:
- a CDS encoding GspE/PulE family protein, producing MAIAPGRLQFSNIAGALLADGLVAAHDQERIRFSAQGARNASEVHPLVLLANLKLAAAQGTGELSLERLTEWLANRTHSRYLRIDPTRVDVAGATAVVSHAYARRHRILPLAVDSERVLVATSEPMARDWVPDLQHLSRRRIDMVLVNPLDLHRYSMEFFGVTRSVRNARSDNRDGSNSSGLPSFEQLVELGRAGDVNADDHHVVSIVDWLLQYAYEQRASDIHLEPRRDMGRVRFRIDGVLHKVFELPPSVMTAVVSRIKVLGRMDLAERRRPQDGRIKTRSPGGREVEMRLSTMPTAFGEKCVMRIFDPDSAFKSIEQLGFSPEEAAGWHELVARPHGIVLVTGPTGSGKTTTLYSTLKRLATPDVNVCTVEDPIEMIAPEFNQMQVQTNIDLDFAAGVRTLLRQDPDIIMIGEIRDLETAQMAVQASLTGHLVLSTLHTNDAPSAITRLLDLGVPHYLIASTVNGVLAQRLVRTLCPHCKVPDTLSDADWAPLRHAHDALPDVVTAYAPVGCLECRRTGYMGRIGLYELLPLGSRLRALITRDMDLAGFSKAAAAEGLRTLRRTGLEKVAAGLTTIEEVLSVLPPSE from the coding sequence CCAGGAGCGGATCCGCTTTTCCGCCCAGGGTGCGCGCAATGCCAGCGAAGTCCACCCGCTGGTGCTGCTGGCCAACCTGAAACTGGCCGCCGCACAGGGTACTGGCGAGCTCAGCCTGGAGCGGCTGACCGAGTGGCTGGCCAACCGTACCCATAGCCGCTACCTGCGCATCGACCCAACCCGCGTCGACGTGGCCGGCGCCACCGCCGTGGTTTCCCACGCCTATGCCCGCCGCCACCGCATCCTGCCGCTGGCGGTGGACAGCGAGCGCGTGCTGGTGGCCACCAGCGAGCCGATGGCGCGCGACTGGGTGCCCGACCTGCAGCATCTGAGCCGGCGCCGCATCGACATGGTGCTGGTCAACCCGCTGGACCTGCACCGCTACTCGATGGAGTTCTTCGGCGTCACCCGCTCGGTGCGCAACGCCCGCAGCGATAACCGCGACGGCAGCAACAGCAGCGGCCTGCCCAGCTTCGAGCAGCTTGTGGAACTGGGCCGCGCCGGCGACGTCAATGCCGACGACCACCATGTGGTCAGCATCGTCGACTGGTTGCTGCAATACGCCTATGAACAGCGCGCCAGCGACATCCACCTGGAGCCGCGCCGCGACATGGGGCGGGTGCGTTTCCGCATCGATGGCGTGCTGCACAAGGTATTCGAGCTGCCACCGTCGGTGATGACCGCCGTGGTCAGCCGCATCAAGGTGCTGGGCCGCATGGACCTGGCCGAACGCCGGCGCCCGCAGGATGGCCGCATCAAGACCCGTTCACCGGGCGGGCGCGAGGTGGAAATGCGCCTGTCGACCATGCCCACCGCCTTTGGCGAGAAGTGCGTGATGCGTATCTTCGACCCCGACTCGGCCTTCAAGAGCATCGAGCAGCTCGGCTTCAGCCCGGAAGAAGCCGCCGGCTGGCACGAGCTGGTGGCTCGCCCGCACGGCATCGTGCTGGTCACCGGCCCCACCGGCTCGGGCAAGACCACCACCCTGTATTCCACGCTCAAGCGGCTGGCCACGCCGGATGTGAACGTGTGCACGGTGGAAGACCCGATCGAAATGATCGCGCCCGAATTCAACCAGATGCAGGTGCAGACCAATATCGATCTGGATTTCGCCGCCGGTGTGCGCACCCTGCTGCGGCAGGACCCGGACATCATCATGATCGGCGAAATCCGCGACCTGGAGACCGCGCAGATGGCGGTGCAGGCCTCGCTGACCGGCCATCTGGTGCTGTCTACCCTGCATACCAACGATGCGCCCTCGGCGATCACCCGCCTGCTCGACCTGGGCGTGCCGCATTACCTGATCGCCTCTACCGTCAACGGCGTGCTGGCACAGCGGCTGGTGCGTACCCTGTGCCCGCACTGCAAAGTGCCAGACACCTTGAGCGACGCCGATTGGGCACCCTTGCGTCATGCCCATGACGCATTACCAGATGTGGTCACGGCATATGCCCCGGTCGGTTGCCTGGAGTGCCGGCGCACCGGTTACATGGGCCGGATCGGCCTGTATGAGTTGCTGCCATTGGGTTCGCGGCTGCGCGCACTGATCACCCGCGACATGGATCTGGCCGGATTCAGCAAAGCCGCCGCTGCTGAAGGGCTGCGTACCCTGCGCCGCACGGGTCTTGAAAAGGTAGCCGCAGGGCTGACTACAATCGAGGAAGTCCTGTCTGTCCTGCCGCCCTCGGAATGA
- a CDS encoding diguanylate cyclase domain-containing protein produces the protein MFVAKPSPPPRPKILAVDDNPANLLVIRRVLAKLDVEVVEAASGNDALKATLDDEFALVLLDVYMPDINGFEVAEILSQEESTRQTPIIFVTATYADDVHRLKGYGFGAVDYMAKPLEATILLSKVQVFLELYRHRVALRDALSELSARNRQLEIEVEQRKQMEQEMRHLAMHDMLTGLPNRALFMDRLESAHHRAQRHGGMFALVYVDVDRFKEVNDTWGHAAGDAVLIELSARLRGALRENDTVARLGGDEFALVLEELDDINDAHRLMERVTQSLQAPMHYMRDGENLTLAIAASIGVAAYPADGAEVDALLHAADQAMYMIKRSREEARS, from the coding sequence ATGTTCGTAGCCAAGCCGTCCCCGCCGCCGCGCCCGAAGATCCTGGCGGTGGATGACAACCCCGCCAACCTGCTGGTGATCCGGCGGGTGCTGGCCAAGCTCGACGTGGAAGTGGTCGAGGCGGCATCGGGCAACGATGCGCTCAAGGCCACCCTCGACGACGAGTTCGCGCTGGTGCTGCTGGACGTCTACATGCCGGACATCAACGGCTTTGAAGTGGCCGAGATCCTGTCGCAGGAAGAATCCACCCGGCAGACCCCGATCATCTTCGTCACGGCTACCTATGCCGATGACGTGCATCGGCTGAAGGGCTATGGCTTCGGCGCGGTCGACTACATGGCCAAGCCGCTGGAAGCGACCATCCTGCTGTCCAAGGTGCAGGTATTCCTGGAACTGTACCGGCACCGGGTGGCGCTGCGTGACGCGCTCAGCGAGTTGTCCGCGCGCAACCGCCAACTGGAAATCGAAGTGGAGCAGCGCAAGCAGATGGAGCAGGAAATGCGCCATCTGGCCATGCACGACATGCTCACCGGCCTGCCCAACCGCGCCTTGTTCATGGACCGGCTGGAGAGCGCGCACCACCGTGCGCAGCGCCATGGCGGCATGTTCGCGCTGGTGTACGTGGACGTGGACCGCTTCAAGGAAGTCAACGACACCTGGGGTCATGCTGCCGGCGATGCGGTGCTGATCGAGCTGTCCGCGCGGCTGCGCGGTGCATTGCGCGAGAACGACACCGTGGCCCGCCTGGGCGGCGATGAGTTCGCCCTGGTGCTGGAAGAACTCGATGACATCAACGACGCCCATCGCCTGATGGAGCGGGTGACGCAGTCCCTGCAGGCACCCATGCACTATATGCGTGATGGTGAAAATCTCACCCTGGCCATCGCGGCCAGCATCGGCGTGGCTGCCTACCCCGCGGATGGCGCCGAGGTGGATGCCCTGCTGCATGCGGCCGACCAGGCCATGTACATGATCAAGCGCAGCCGGGAAGAAGCCAGGAGCTAG
- a CDS encoding CheR family methyltransferase: MAAKVAPTTAPTSRDEVDDIEVDAFIHAMSRRHGYDFSGYAPSSLKRRVLQLVQTLDVAHVGELTARVLRDDEMVPQVIAKLSVPVSEMFRNPAVFRKLRDEVFPVLASYPQINIWQAGCAHGQEVYSLAILLKEAGLYDRCQIYATDFSDEALAKAQEGIFPIRDARLYSENYLAAGGRHTLSDYYHARYDFMKLDARLKERVTFANHNLVCDGVFCEAQLILCRNVLIYFSDALQDRVLGLFRNSLSRGGFLCLGNRESIRFAPSARDFAPIDAELRLYRNTAGLL; this comes from the coding sequence ATGGCTGCAAAAGTAGCGCCCACCACCGCCCCGACCAGCCGTGACGAGGTGGACGACATCGAGGTGGATGCCTTCATCCACGCCATGTCGCGCCGCCACGGTTACGACTTCAGCGGCTACGCGCCGTCGTCGCTGAAGCGGCGCGTGCTGCAGCTGGTGCAGACCCTGGACGTGGCCCATGTCGGCGAGCTGACCGCGCGCGTGCTGCGTGACGACGAGATGGTGCCGCAGGTGATCGCCAAGCTGTCGGTGCCGGTGTCGGAGATGTTCCGCAACCCGGCGGTGTTCCGCAAACTGCGCGACGAAGTCTTCCCGGTGCTGGCCTCCTACCCGCAGATCAACATCTGGCAGGCCGGCTGCGCGCACGGGCAGGAGGTCTATTCGCTGGCCATCCTGCTCAAGGAAGCCGGCTTGTACGACCGCTGCCAGATCTACGCCACCGATTTCAGCGACGAAGCCCTGGCCAAGGCGCAGGAAGGCATTTTTCCGATCCGTGATGCAAGGCTGTATTCGGAGAACTACCTGGCCGCCGGTGGCCGCCACACGTTGTCCGACTATTACCATGCCCGCTACGACTTCATGAAGCTGGATGCACGCTTGAAGGAACGGGTCACCTTTGCCAACCACAACCTGGTCTGCGACGGGGTCTTCTGCGAGGCGCAGCTGATCCTGTGCCGCAACGTGCTGATCTATTTTTCCGACGCGCTGCAGGACCGGGTGCTGGGCCTGTTCCGCAACAGCCTCAGCCGCGGTGGTTTCCTGTGCCTGGGCAACCGCGAGTCGATCCGGTTTGCCCCCAGTGCGCGTGATTTCGCCCCGATCGACGCCGAGCTGCGGCTGTACCGCAATACCGCGGGGCTGCTTTGA
- a CDS encoding BPSS1780 family membrane protein translates to MSEIRKVPASAGAEWLLTGFGLLKRAPMALGSLGILWGVGTSLVLSLSMLVPALGTVVQLLLLLAGPLFMGGLLWAIREVDEGRVAKPSHLLQGVQEGRAPQLLVALLPQLFAALLLGTLLLVLVGTDGLQQLSVVMVKINELSQSGAQPDPAQIEALVATLPAGRILLWLLLLLASFVALTLALFVMPPQVMFERAGGMHALRESLRASLHNLPAMLVFFVLAFIAIFAIYFAVIIVALIIGLIAGQVVAMAIAQLLLMAVLMPVFAGAVYAAWKQMLAPASAAGPTPPPVSSGHVFEA, encoded by the coding sequence ATGAGCGAGATTCGCAAGGTACCTGCCTCGGCCGGTGCGGAATGGCTGCTGACCGGCTTCGGCCTGCTCAAGCGTGCGCCCATGGCGCTGGGTTCGCTGGGCATCCTGTGGGGCGTCGGCACCTCGTTGGTGCTGTCGTTGTCGATGCTGGTGCCGGCATTGGGCACGGTGGTGCAGCTGCTGCTGTTGCTGGCCGGGCCGTTGTTCATGGGTGGCCTGTTGTGGGCCATCCGCGAGGTCGACGAAGGCCGCGTCGCCAAGCCTTCGCACCTGCTGCAGGGTGTGCAGGAAGGGCGCGCACCGCAACTGCTGGTGGCCCTGCTGCCGCAATTGTTTGCCGCGCTGCTGCTGGGCACGCTGCTGCTGGTGCTGGTTGGCACCGACGGCCTGCAACAGCTGTCGGTGGTGATGGTCAAGATCAATGAGCTCAGCCAGTCCGGAGCGCAACCGGATCCGGCGCAGATCGAGGCGCTGGTGGCGACCCTGCCGGCCGGCCGCATCCTGCTGTGGCTGCTGCTGTTGCTGGCCAGCTTTGTCGCGCTGACCCTGGCCCTGTTCGTGATGCCGCCGCAGGTGATGTTCGAACGCGCCGGTGGCATGCACGCGCTGCGCGAAAGCCTGCGTGCAAGCCTGCACAACCTGCCGGCCATGCTGGTGTTCTTCGTGTTGGCGTTCATCGCCATCTTCGCGATCTATTTCGCGGTGATCATCGTGGCCTTGATCATTGGCCTGATTGCCGGCCAGGTGGTGGCCATGGCGATTGCCCAGCTGCTGCTGATGGCCGTGCTGATGCCGGTCTTCGCCGGTGCGGTATACGCGGCGTGGAAGCAGATGCTGGCCCCGGCCAGCGCCGCTGGCCCGACCCCGCCGCCGGTAAGCAGCGGTCACGTGTTTGAAGCATGA
- a CDS encoding glutamine amidotransferase, whose protein sequence is MKPQPFLIVETGQPFPTLRRYGRFPHWIRVAAGLEEADTVVVNVERGEQLPDRGDFSATIVTGSAAFVTDRADWSERSADWLRDAAHAGMPLLGICYGHQLLAHALGGQVDYNPAGRESGTIQLELEAPAAADPLFAGLPASFPAHATHLQTVLRAPEGATVLARSVQDNCHAFRWGEQAWGLQFHPEFATHHMRGYVRARADCIARHGGCARSVAREVTAAPLARQLLRRFVRHVRREAH, encoded by the coding sequence ATGAAGCCCCAGCCGTTCTTGATCGTTGAAACCGGGCAACCATTCCCGACCCTGCGCCGTTATGGCCGCTTTCCGCACTGGATCCGCGTCGCCGCCGGCCTGGAAGAAGCCGACACCGTGGTGGTCAACGTCGAGCGCGGCGAGCAGCTGCCCGACCGCGGCGATTTTTCCGCCACGATAGTCACTGGCTCGGCTGCCTTCGTCACCGACCGCGCCGACTGGAGCGAGCGCAGCGCCGACTGGCTGCGCGACGCCGCCCATGCCGGCATGCCGCTGCTGGGCATCTGCTACGGCCACCAGCTGCTGGCTCATGCGCTGGGCGGGCAGGTCGATTACAACCCGGCCGGGCGCGAGTCCGGCACCATCCAACTGGAACTGGAAGCCCCGGCCGCGGCCGACCCGCTGTTCGCCGGCCTGCCGGCCAGCTTCCCGGCCCACGCCACCCACCTGCAGACGGTACTGCGCGCGCCTGAAGGCGCCACCGTGCTGGCCCGCTCGGTGCAGGACAACTGCCACGCCTTCCGCTGGGGCGAGCAGGCCTGGGGCCTGCAGTTCCACCCCGAATTCGCCACCCACCACATGCGCGGCTACGTGCGCGCCCGCGCCGACTGCATCGCCCGCCACGGCGGCTGCGCCCGCAGCGTCGCCCGCGAAGTGACCGCCGCCCCCCTGGCCCGCCAGCTGCTGCGCCGCTTTGTGCGGCATGTGCGGCGCGAAGCGCACTGA
- a CDS encoding chemotaxis protein CheB yields MRTASGLPPQAIVVGCSAGGLAALHQLLGGLSGPLPVPMVLVCHSGSEDMRVFCELLASRSGLAVSEAEERQQPEPHHIYVAPSGYHLLLERTGRFALSVDPRVAFSRPSIDVLFESAAEVWGEHLIAVLLTGANSDGAEGCARVRRGGGTVIVQDPHTAQVPVMPRAALQLGGADHCLPLPDISLLLEALCS; encoded by the coding sequence TTGAGAACCGCTTCCGGGCTGCCACCACAGGCAATTGTGGTTGGCTGCTCGGCCGGCGGGCTGGCGGCCCTGCATCAACTGTTGGGCGGGCTTTCGGGCCCGCTGCCGGTGCCGATGGTGCTGGTCTGCCACAGCGGTTCGGAAGACATGCGGGTGTTCTGCGAGCTGCTGGCCAGCCGCAGCGGGTTGGCGGTCAGCGAGGCCGAAGAACGCCAGCAACCGGAACCTCATCACATTTACGTGGCGCCCTCCGGCTATCATCTGCTGCTTGAACGGACCGGCCGTTTCGCGCTGAGCGTGGATCCCAGGGTGGCGTTTTCGCGCCCGTCGATCGATGTGCTGTTTGAATCCGCCGCCGAAGTATGGGGGGAACACCTCATCGCGGTGCTGCTGACCGGTGCCAACTCCGATGGCGCCGAGGGCTGTGCGCGGGTGCGCAGGGGCGGTGGTACGGTCATCGTGCAGGACCCCCATACCGCGCAGGTCCCGGTGATGCCGCGCGCCGCGCTGCAGCTTGGCGGTGCCGATCATTGCCTGCCGTTGCCTGATATTTCCCTTTTGCTGGAAGCCTTATGTTCGTAG